In Chiroxiphia lanceolata isolate bChiLan1 chromosome 7, bChiLan1.pri, whole genome shotgun sequence, the DNA window GAAGAACAGATAGGTTTTCAATGTTAAATTGCCATTTTATGTACTATGAAACACTGGttagaaaaaaagttacaggaAACCTTGAAGGGATGTTGTTTAGGGTTAAAGCTACTCTCCCACTGCCTGTATATACCACTAAATTGTGTGCATTTCTTGCTGACTTGTCTGTTTTACAGGAGAACACGATGGGATTTTATGAAACTCATAAATGTTCTTGTTTTCAAACAGCCTTCAGTAAATCCTGCTCCCAACCGAGTCATGAGGCGGGTCAGCTCGGTCCCATCCAGGGCACAGTCTCCCTCCTACGTGGTCAGCACCGGCGTGTCCCCGTCGCGGGGGTCGCTGCGGACGTCCCTGGGGAGCGGGTACGGTTCTCCCGGCGTGGCCGAGCAGAGATCCCTGGCTTCCCACGGGTACTCCTCCACCACCCTGCCCGTGCAGCGGGCGGCGTCCCCGTACGCCCACAGGCCCGCGTCCCCCTCGGCCGTGCGGCGCGTCGGCTCGCTCACGGCCCGCCAGGCAAACCCCAACGGCGGCGCCTCCCAGTACCAGACCGTGGGCAGAGTGGGCTCTCCTCTGGCCCTCGCCGACGTGCAAACCAGAGTGGGTTCTCCGTCCCAAACTCAGCTGGGATCCTCCTCCCCGAAGCGCTCCGGCATGACGGCGGTTCCGCAGCACTTGGGAACGACGCTGCAGAGGACAATCCATGACGTTGAGCAGTACGGACAGCAGTATGAAATCTATGAGAGGATGGTCCCCCCGCGGCCCGACAGCCTCACAGGTGAGTGACAGGTAAAACTCAGCACAAATCAGAGCGGTACAAAACCCGGGTGTCGTGGGTGAAACGTTGTAGCACTGGGACATAACTGCGGTGGATGTGTCAAATCAGTTGTAAATACTGCTCTCAGACACTGTATCAATCACAAGTTCCCCCTGAATACTGGCTTTCTCTGTGATTGCTAACAGGCATTGAATTAAATCCGATTATTTAAGTTGCTGAGTGAAATTGTCAGTCTTCCAGAGGCATGTCAGCATTTTCAAAGATAAAGTACATCTAAATGTGTGTGCAGGCTGTACATAAAGTAAGAGATACTAGCCTGGAACTAGTGTTATGTCTAgttctttcttaaaatatgtaACTTAGTACTGCTGAATATTAGTCTTATTTTCCACTAATATTTCTTGACTATCTCATACTTCAAGTTAAATATAGGGTAACCATTTTAATACTAGCTTAAAATAAAGCCCTAAAAGGTAGAATCTATTAATCTGAGAGGCAATTCTTATAAAGATGCAATTACTCTACATTTTaagttgtgtgtgtgttactGGTTTGGTTCTGACCCTCATCTGAATGAGCACAGACAAGGTGATTTTCCAATCACGTGCCCTTTTGAACGAATGGCGatgtctgttttttcttttaaactgtcACACTGCAGGAAACTCCAAAATGCTCTCATTCCTCAGCAAAAGGTATATCTTGTCCCTCACCGCTGTTTGCAAGGCATAATAATCTGCCAGTTTGATAAGAGGGTGGGAATGAGTTTGATGGGAAAGGCTGTTCAGTGGTGTAAATGTGTGCAGGCTAGGACTGCATCATTTCTGGTGTAACAGCAATCTTgcactttcaaaatattaacaAGGTACTTTACAAATACCACTACTTGGGAATATCACCTTGTCTAAATAGGTGAACTGATAGATCTTTAGAAAAATAGTTATCGGGATAATGAATCAGTAATTCAGAAACAGACACTTTAAATGTGATGTTTTCAGAATGAAGGAAGTAATTAGCAACATGGTAGTCAAGCTGAGAGAGCATCTTCTTTTATAGCCATCTAAACTGTAATCTTTGCAGAAAACTCGAAATACCCTAACTTCCCTGTGCTTTGTGTTACAAACTGAGTAAGAATCCCTTAGTATTATTAAAAAACTCCTACATTGTCTAGGATAAATTAGTTTTCATGTTCCTTTAGAGGGAGCAGTTCAATATAACACCCGAAATCTGAAACTCAAATTTGTAGATGATCAGTTTTCTGAGAGGACATTTGGAAGTGGGAAAGGTTGGTGCTGTTGCAACCTTCAGTATAACCCAGAGCTCTTCCCTGCTGTGTaagcaggaggagaggatggATATGTGATCAGctcctctcttccttctgtgCTTGCAGTCTCCATTTCCATGGGGTGCATGTTCTGGGAGAACGGTTAGAGGTGAGTGTCTTCCCAGGAGAAGGCACTGTCACCTGGAGCTGTGGGCCCAGCTGTCCCCTTTGCCTGTTCTCATCACCTGTAGATGTGTTTTCTTAGTGATGGCCTAAAGGCTCCCTTGCAGACactgtggcagagcaggtgtGTGATTTGGGGGGGAAATACTCAGATGCAGGATACATTTGGTTATCCGTCACTGCTCCATTGTACTTTTGAAGTTGTTCTGTAATCTCCGTCATTTTGTCACCCTTGCAAAGTTCACTTTGCATGTTCTGTTACTGTGATAGCTGCCAGAGCTTTAGTGCCTGCAGGGGTAATGCCAACATGGACAAGGCTGTATACATTTATATGTATACATTGCATGAAATACTAATATATAGCAAGGTGAAAACAAAGATCTAACCCAGCTGCAGCATAGCTATGTGTATATACTCACATCACAGGCTATTTAGACCTTTATAAAGACTTTTCTCCATGTGCTTACATCTCTACTGCCACTACTGAGCAGATGTTTGCTCTTACTGCTGTGGACTGTTTCAGTTTCAGGATTACAACCCCCTCTaggctgtgccctgtgccctctGTCACAATGGGATTTCTGTCAGGTCCACACTTACCCTGTCATTGCTGAACCTGTGCACTGCACGTGCTGGCTCAGCTTTTATTCCAAATCACGTGAAATGGTTTAGACTTTCAACTGTAaatgctaccaaaaaaaaaatgagttggAAAACTTCAAGTTGTCAGTGTCTTTTTGTcaaagaaatgctgctttgtCAGTGAGTCTTTCAGTATGGGTCATTTAATAATGgcaaaaaaagtaatgaataaATCTTTGTGACTGTAGATATAACCGACACCTTTTGTTGGTGAAGGAAGAAAGATCCTGCCAGCTAGATTCTTTTGGGTTGGAGAGGGGCCATGCCGATGTTTCCCTGTGCTTGGTTGCAGGCCTGAGGAGCTCGTACGcgagccagcacagccagctggggcaggagctgcgCCCCGCGGTGTCCCCGGACATGCACATCACCCCCATCTACGAGGGCAGGACGTTCTACAGCCCCGTGTTCCGCAGCCCCAACCACGGCACCGTCGAGCTGCACCACGGCTCCCAGGCCGCCCTGTTCCGCACCGGCTCCGGTGGGTGACGGCCACGGGCTCTGCCCGAGCCCCGCGTCCCACACACGGGGAtagaggagagcagggctcagATAGGTAATACCAGTGCAAAGGAAGAACTAGAGGGGATCAATTAATGGAGATAAAGCCAGGTTTGAAGGACTTAAAATAACCAGCGGGAATTAAAAGGCTTTGGCGATGTTTGCGGGGAATGCCTGGGGCGATCTCTCAGTGTCAGCCCGGGGTCAGAGCGTGTTCTGTTTGATATCGCACGCTCAGGTACATCTGAGATAAGCGTATTTCATGACACACGGGATTTATTGCTTCCTCTTGCATTCCCTGTGCATCGCTCTCTTATGAATTGAGTTGGTGCATCGGTTTTTTATTCATCAATACAGTGAAATGAGAGCTTGCCACTAAAATTACCTACTGCAtctttcacagtaaaaatacCGTTCTACCCAACTTCTCAGCAAAGGGTAATGGTaaatgctgcagctgaggaTTGTCTGTGGAAACTGAGATATTCCTCTAGTACCTCACAGAATTGCTACTCATGTATTTTGAAGAGCACAGGCATTAGATTAGTACtaggatttattttctgcaggGAGAAATCTAATGTATGTTGCAGTGCAGTTTGTTCTTTAAGGTTGATTAAAAATTTGTATAGTGATTTCAAAAAACTCTCAAAATATTAGAGTGAGTTAGTTAAGTAACTCCAGAAAAAATTATAGAGAACTGGCCAATTCATGTCATGTTTTCACACACttgaaaatggctttttaatgCTTGCTAATACCAAGAGAATGAAGTGCTGAATGAGGCACCAGTTTTTGCAGTTCTTCTGCTTTCTACAACCTACAGTAAATGGAGTTTGTCAGAATGTGCCAATGAGGAAATATAATTAGAAAttggaattctttttttccttgtctacTTAATACCACTTACCTTGAAAGAACAAAAGCCACAACAACAGCTCTGTTCAGTCAGGGAGATGCATGTTCCTGTTCCTGAACTGCCCGGCCTCATCTTCATCCTCTTGTTACCTTTTGTTAGGGAAAATGTTTGTGTAGTTGGGAAAAGCAAAGTATCTATTATACTATTATATAGTATAAACAATAAACAATGTAAATTTTTGTTTacttacttttcctttttggtgTAGTTGGTGAATTGATGTTATAAactttgaaaacacttttcacCCTGATTTCTACTTGTTGACACTTTAAATACTTGTTGAGGCAAGCTGAGGCACAAGCCTGATCCCACCAAACTTCTCATTCTGTAACTAACCTCTCCACCTTCCCTGGGACGctgaggaatttctccctgaaaTCTGACGGCAGCTTCCCATGTGGAACTGTGCACATTTTCAAGGCCAATGTTTTATTGCTTGCACTGGTAACTAGATGTGGCCCCTTCTGTTCAGCAGAGCTTTGTTACCCGGTTGGTTTTGACACTGTTCTGTCCTAGGCGTGGGCAACCTGCAGCGCTCCTCCAGCCAGCGTAGCACCCTCACATACCAAAGAAACAACTACGGGCTGCCCGCGGCGTTCGCGGAGCCGCTGCGGGCGGTGCCGTTCCGGCTGCCCGAGCCCGGCTACGGCCGCGCCCTGCCCGCGCCCGACGGCGGCACCACGCGCTCCCCCTCCATCGACAGCATCCACAAGGACCCCAGGCAAGTCTCACCGCACGCGGCACCCCGCGCCGCAGTTTGCCATGGCTTAGTCCGTCACGACTCGTCAGCGACTCAGATCTGTGCCTTTATAGCCAAAATAACAAACACGGGCTGCCCCTTGCAGTCAGAAAGAGCAGCTGTTACGCATTTtgttattacatttttcttccgtgCTTATTTTCATGGAGAAGTTATTACAGGAAATAGTAACAACTTTAATGATATTTGACTGGATTATTCCACATATTTTTAGTAAGTCTACAGAGTAACCTGTAATACTGTGGTGAGCTTTTTCATTGTATGAATGAGAATTGGGGCTTGAAAATTCAAAAGTACAGACCTAATTTTTTTGAATGAATTTTTCATGAGCAGCCTGCTTAAATATCAAAACAAAGTAAGTTTAGAAATCATTTATAAATGTGGCATTTTGAAAGTGaacacatgtattttttaaatgattacTGCTTTGTTGTTGGAAATGTCTGTGCACAGTGTGGGCCACTGGCAAGGGTAGTGTTGTCATTGCCATTTACTATAGACACTGTGCACTGAAACCTTGTATTTGAACCTGGGGGTATCAAAGCCCAGGCCATGCACAGCTTGGAGGGGTTTATGGCACTGTGTATGTTCAGTGTGGGTTTGGGATTGGTAGGAATTCTGGTCCCTCCTCAGATTGCTGGTCACTGAGGCAGCTCCCAGGCAATCCTTGGCTGTGGAAGCACATTGCACATCCTGCTGGTTCAGAGGGAGCAGGAAGTggggcagctgctcctgcaggagctgggctcaGCTATGCCTTGGGGGCTGTCCTAGGGGCATGCTGGGCACCAGGGAAACCTGGAGCAGAGATGGTGAGAGGGAGCCTCACACTGAATCCCTGGTCCTGCCTACAGTGTGTTGTAGCACTGGGCACTTCCTCCAGCCCGGGGCTGTCCTGCCATCTTGACAATAAAAGCACTGCTTTAATGGATTTTGTTATTCTATTTATTGGTGGAAAttcatatatttaattattttaatagataTTGAGGGCCTGGATTAATTTCATTCAACTGAGTGCTACATTCATCCAAATGATGTTAATAGGATAATCCTAGCTCTAAGTAAAAACTTGCTGGCTGACTGCTCTGGCATGTGGCAGGAAGAGTTACTTATAACAGGGGTGCTTCACATTCATAGCAAGGAACTTTAAAGAAATTCTGACTCAGTTGTCACTGCTGATGCACCTTCTTAGCTTGTAATCTCCCAGTGGAATAGCTTCCACTTAATCTGTTCCAGTTTCCTATGTGCACatggtgctgtgccaggggccAGAGAAGCAGGTTACACAGCCCCAGAGTGGGCTGTTGGGAAGCACCACTCTGGAATGAGAGGGAAAGCTACTAGTTTTACTAGAAAGGCAGTTTTCCCTAAGATTTTCCTATCATTAGTATGGAGAAATAAACCTTGGAGTTGTTGAGCAGTTCAAAGTGGGCACAGAACTGAGCTTCCTCTTTGGGTGAGTCCTGGGAAGACTTCACTGGCCAGGCCAACATTAGCCTTGGAACAACTCCCCAGGTACTGTTCTCAGAACATATTtggctcttttcttttttaatttacttgGATTTTTGAACATGGGAAAACTTGAGATACTACTTCATCCCCCCCCCAGTCCTCCTTTACAGAAGGCAGATTGCCCAACAACTATTAATTGACTATATTTCTATATCTGTGAATTGGACATGGGTGTGTTTCATGACTTTTCTAGGATTGGTCTGCACAAAATTATGATGGTTTAATGAagggtattttattttaataattttaaatttacagtCCCTGAATAACTCAGATCAAACAAACTTCTTGCACCTGATCCTGCCGATGACACTTCAGGGTGTGCAGGTTTTAATTGGTTTCAGCTTAGGAAGAACATTGAGCACCAACAGAAAAATGTTGTGGAAGAGATGACCCTGAGCAGCACTGTTGAGGGGGTATCAGTTGCattatataattaatttttgggATATTTATGTAGGTTGAAGCATTTGAGTTGGCGTAACTTTAGtgtatatttgtatttgtgtgGTCCACAAGCCAAGGGAAGCTCCATGGATATAGTGTCCTTGTCCAGTTAGAAGACTAAAAGGTGATGTGACTCGTTATCCCAATGTACCTGGTTTTCCTCCTTGCCCTGGTACTCCAGAACAAAACTGGAATTGTTGACAAGATGTTCCTGCACTTAGTGAACACGCTGTGTTTGGGGGTAATGCCTTCTCTGCACTGTGCTCTCCATGCAGGGAGTTTGCGTGGCGGGATCCGGAGCTGCCCGAGGTGATCCACATGCTGCAGCACCAGTTCCCGTCGGTGCAGGCCAACGCGGCTGCCTACCTGCAGCACCTGTGCTTCGGGGACAACAGGGTCAAAACAGAGGTatgtgctcctgcagcacctgtgCTTTGGGACAGCAGGGTCCAAACAGAGGtatgtgctgcctgtgcccctggCACGGGGCAAGCACACCAGGCCTCGCCTCTGCTCGTGGGTTTCAGCACATGGTGTTTGTGACCTCGTGTTTCTGGGTGTGCCACATGCATGCTAATATTGCAGTACCTGCAGATGTGTCgttacacacatacacaaacacaaatTTTTCCTATCATAAGAGCTGCATGGGAATTCTATGGAAATCTTTTACCTCAAAGTCGTGTAATCCAGCAGAACTGTAAAGTTTGTTTGCCAGAGCCTGGCTTTGTGTAACCAGGTGATGACTGGAGACTAGAACAACCAGGAGCTCTAGAAGGCTTTCACTGTTTTTGATCAGTGTCTTAAGGCATCATAGGGAATGAGTGATCTGTCAGGCAAAGGAAAGGAGTCTAATCCTAGAAATACGTAGAGGACAGTGTTTATGTAACTATGATGTGGGGGAGGGATACATCTGGGTGAATATTAAGAGTGTTGTTGAAATTTCTAGAAACTTTTCACTTGAAGAACTACTGtttttgcagagcagctgtgagctGTTGGTCTGAAggaatttgttttttcattcacatcctatgtgtgtgtgtgttatctGTTCTTTTCAGTATAAATTTTGTTTATGTTAATAAAATGCTGGTGCAACTTTTATAAGAAGATAGCCCAACATAATTCACTATTGCTGGGAGGCAGATGAAGAAGTAGTGGTGGTTTTGATGTTCTGGTGATGATCACTGTGATAATCAGCACTTATTTCTAATATTCCCTAAAAAATTTTCTGAGATATaggaaattactttaaaaactgcattGCTGGGAAACAATTAAAGCAGTAAGTGTTCTCTGAACACAGCAAGTGACTGAAAATGCCCCTCAGTCTTTGCAATGGCGGGGGGCTTCCCAGGAATTCCGGTCCCATGTAACAGTCAAGTCAGGAAGGTTTAGCAGCTGTTTCTTCTGGAAGTGGAATGGGATGTACGGTTCCCATAAAAACAAAAGGCTTTTACGTCTGTGGAGTGAGATGGGTGAGATCAGTGGGTGCTGATGGTCCTGACATTCTACTTTCCAGGTCTGTAGGCTGGGAGGAATCAAGCACCTGGTAGATCTCCTGGATCACAGAGTGCTGGAGGTTCAGAAGAATGCCTGTGGTGCGCTGAGGAACCTGGTTTATGGGAAGTCTACTGACGAGAACAAAATAGCCATGAAGAACGTGGGAGGGATCCCGGCCCTCCTGCGGCTGCTGAGGAAGTCGGTCGATGCCGAGGTCAAGGAGCTGGTAACAGGTGAGCTGGTTGATCCCTCCTGGATCGTGTCCTTCCTCTGAggctcctccctcccccaggcAGTGCCAAGCACTCACAGTGTGTGTGATTTTCCTGACGTGGCTGTCAGGCAGACACGGGGCAACTGGAGCTGGCACTTGGATTGACACACACTCGAGTATCACCTAAGCAGGGAGCAGAAACTCCTCACCTTCCACATGCAGAGGTGCTGGGGCCAGCAGGGATCTGCTGAGATGGGTAAATGGCCTCAGCAGTCCTTGGTCCAGAGCTGTTTGTGTGGGGATTGTTCACTCTTACACAGTGATGGAAGTCACAGTTAATGGCTGTTGAAAAATAGCTTCTGGGAAATTTCCCCTCTACCTACGGTCTCAGGCTGTCTCTTTGGACCTGGGCAGATGATTCCATAACAGCTCAATACTTGCTTTTCAGTGTACCTCCACAACCATGAGGAACAAAGAGGCATCCCAAATTACCCTGTAATCTGTTACCTTAATACAGCATTCCACCAGCTCCTAATATCACTTTCCTTGTCTGTGAATGGAAACCTCCCAGATTATAACTGCCTTTACCTTCCATGTTTATTTGTAATAAGCACTAAATTTGGTCCCAATTATCTTAAAATAAGAACCTAGAAATAATCAGGTTGTGTCCTCATTTTAAGGTGAAGGCTGAAGGGCTGTGTAACATACAGCTCTGCTTCAGGGTGAGCAGCTGAAGTCTTCTCCCAAATTAAGAGACagagggtcctgggggagctTTTGCCTTCACATACTGAACTCAGTAAATAAATCATTAATCACTCAACTGATCTGCCTCTGTGTGAGTCCAGCCTCTGGGCAGATTTGGCCTTGGGTACTCAGTGGGACTCCCATGATTTGCTCCCAGGCTAATCCCCACGGAGAAGATAATATTTGCACAAGTGTAATGGGCTTCTTGGAGGAATTTTTATGATAAAACCCAGCACCACAACTTCAGAGggtacttttctttaaattatattttaatttcccagTTGATAATCAATTCTCTTTTGTTACTGAAGTCTTACTGTACAGGAGCTGCAGCTAAGAATcataaataatacttttaaCATGGCTCTAAAATGGCTCTGTGGTGGTATCAAAAGTATGAAGAATCCCCGAGCACTTTAAAATGTGCAGCATTCATTGTTGGTAGGTCTTTTTTCTTTAGGGAGTAGTTTTGTACATAGTTTAATCATATCCAGAAAATTGTCTTACAGGACTAATTTTGCAGGTGCCATTTCTGTGGAAGTGCCTTTTACATCCACTCTTTAGCCAGCTCTGTAGCAGGGCTGCACTACCCTTGTGTGTGAGCTGAACCCCGAGAGCAGGAGCTCTAGGAACCCCTGTGGGACACAGGAGGAACTTCAGCTGCCTGTAACCAGAAATCAAGACAAAAGCAATCAGTAAATCTCCTCATGTCTGTATTCTCCCATGGAGCCCCTTAATTAGAGGGGCTTCTCTTAGCCCCCCTCAAGAGAAGACAACGAGGTGTCTCATGCAAAGATTtgtctttcttatttttgtgtGGCTGTATTAAAAACTTTTGCTGTCTTATAAACTTTCATTTTTGTGAACTCCTGTAGCATTTGCTGTCTGGTCCCCTCCTagtttatttctgaagaaatggaTGTTCAAGATCTAGTCACAGGGGAACCCAAGTGGTTTGGGCAGCTGTTGAGGGGCTGTTGAGAAGCTGCTGCCGGCCGGGTTTGCCGAGTGTGCATGGCCACGCAACCGCACAATCAGGAAAATACTGTGTGTGAGGGAAGTATTTTGAGTAAGATCAGTACCTGGTGAGACTTTGGATGAACTTTATGCTGTGTTTTATGATGAAAAAGAGGATTCAATGCTGTGTTTAGCATATTGTTTGCATATACAGTTCTGCTGGTGACTTATGTATCTGGATGTAACATACAGAGATTGTGCAGGGCAGGGAACTAGGGATTTGTGCCCAAGGATAAAAGATGGATGGCAGTTCCATATGGCTGGTGGGTCAATGGAACACGCTCTGGACTTGCTGTTgtttccaggaagaaaattttttacaTCCACTCTGCTCTTCAGTACCTGATTTCCCGGCGTACAGTGCGAGGGAGCAGGAATATCAGGGCAGGCCATTCTTATCATTGGAAAAACCCCCATACCCTCCTCTGCTGTTCCACAttgctttcctcctttttggATGATGGCTTTCCAAGTTCTGCCTGCTCTAGAATCACACCACATATTTAAAGTGATGTCTTTTAAGTTTGAATGTTGCTTCATGTTTGTTTGCCAAGTGTCTGCTGACTTTACTGCAATGGAAATCTCTTCTAAGGGGTTCTCTGGAACTTGTCTTCGTGTGATGCTGTGAAGATGACAATCATTAGAGACGCTCTGTCCACGCTGACAAACACTGTGATAGTGCCCCACTCGGGATGGAACAGCTCCTCCTTTGACGATGatcataaaattaaattccagaCTTCCCTGGTTCTGCGCAATACAACAGGATGCCTGAGGTATCTGCTCTTCTAGAAGGCTCCCTTTTAAAGACTAGTCATGTTGTCCAGGTCCTTTTCATACcatagttttaaaaacagaagagttGTTTTATTCTATGAATTACAAAATTCCATCATTTAGGCAGCTTTTCCaattgttcttctttttttctgttaaaaaatacGAAAATTACCAAGTTAGTCACTAAGAGTTACTGACCGATGAATTACCAATCAGCTACATCAACACCTTCTGCAAACTGTCTAATAAATGGTTGTCTGTCCTTGCCTACACCACGTTCCTTGGTTATTCCAACCCTCAGGAACCTGAGCTCCGCCGGGGAGGAGGCGCGGAAGCAGATGAGGTCCTGCGAGGGGCTGGTCGACTCGCTGCTCTACGTGATCCACACCTGTGTGAACACCTCGGACTACGACAGCAAGGTGTGTGCACGGCTCACCTACAGATGGGATGGTGCTGAGTGTCTGCTGGGATCTCTGGGCTTTGTGTGGCCCAGCTGAGCACGGTGGTGTCCATGCCCGACTGGCATCGCTCCCCAGCCCTGGTTGGGAGGCACAGCCAAActcagctgcacagcacagcatcacTCCTCGTTTGCAGCCGTGCTGCAGAAGTCATGCctcaataaaataataataagctcttgtgcttttcattttcagaatacTAAAGAATAAGCCACTATAGCAGAGACCACTGTTATAAGTATTGTCAGATTTAAGAGAGATTgcagttttcccagagaaacagcCCAAGCACTGCCCAGAGCCCAGCATTAGAATTTAGAGCTTGTGCTCCCAGCACCTTTTCGCCTCTGCTGgactggtttggtttggtttgtctCTGTGTGAGAAAGAACTGGTGACAAGGCATCTCTCTGATTTGGTTCAGACAGTGGAGAACTGTGTGTGCACCCTGAGGAACCTTTCCTACCgcctggagctggaggtgccccaggcACGGCTGCTGGGAATCAATGAGCTGGATGACTTGCTGGGAAAGGAGTCACCCAGCAAAGACTCGGAGCCAagctgctgggggaaaaaaaaaaagaagaaaaaaaaaacttcccaGGAGGATCAGGTTTGCGTTTTCCTTGTACTGCCAGTGCCTCAGATGGGGTTTGGCTCACGGTGGGGGAGGACGTATCTTGATGAAAATGATCCTGTGCTGAATAAAAATGGAGGTTTTGTGTTGTTACAAATCTGTGTTCCTTTCTCAGTGGGACGGAGTTGGCCCTATCCCAGGATTTTCCAAGTCTCCTAAAGGGGTGGAGATGCTCTGGCACCCATCGGTGGTGAAGCCGTACCTGACACTTCTGGCAGAGAGCTCCAACCCAGCCACTctggagggctctgcaggaTCTCTCCAGAACCTCTCTGCAGGCAACTGGAAGGTATGGGaattcttcctcctcttcctctccttgtaCTCTGGTTGCTTTTTCTGATAAGATCTTGGAGTGTGTTTGGGGGGAATATGCAATTTTCTCACGTGCACCTGAGCGTTCCC includes these proteins:
- the PKP4 gene encoding plakophilin-4 isoform X5, which gives rise to MPAPEQSPMVEEGLPQTAQETSTGPGMEPEATATTILASVKEQELQFQRLTRELEVERQIVANQLERCRLGAESPSVASTSSTEKSFPWRSSDPPPTGVSKPQVSEGVHTNAYDIRTEAEQGTLYSPEQTSLHESEGSVGNSRSSTQMNSYSDSGYQEISSFHNSQNLSKSELRQQHSLVGPTNNHVVRSSRAEGQTSVQPSVNPAPNRVMRRVSSVPSRAQSPSYVVSTGVSPSRGSLRTSLGSGYGSPGVAEQRSLASHGYSSTTLPVQRAASPYAHRPASPSAVRRVGSLTARQANPNGGASQYQTVGRVGSPLALADVQTRVGSPSQTQLGSSSPKRSGMTAVPQHLGTTLQRTIHDVEQYGQQYEIYERMVPPRPDSLTGLRSSYASQHSQLGQELRPAVSPDMHITPIYEGRTFYSPVFRSPNHGTVELHHGSQAALFRTGSGVGNLQRSSSQRSTLTYQRNNYGLPAAFAEPLRAVPFRLPEPGYGRALPAPDGGTTRSPSIDSIHKDPREFAWRDPELPEVIHMLQHQFPSVQANAAAYLQHLCFGDNRVKTEVCRLGGIKHLVDLLDHRVLEVQKNACGALRNLVYGKSTDENKIAMKNVGGIPALLRLLRKSVDAEVKELVTGVLWNLSSCDAVKMTIIRDALSTLTNTVIVPHSGWNSSSFDDDHKIKFQTSLVLRNTTGCLRNLSSAGEEARKQMRSCEGLVDSLLYVIHTCVNTSDYDSKTVENCVCTLRNLSYRLELEVPQARLLGINELDDLLGKESPSKDSEPSCWGKKKKKKKKTSQEDQWDGVGPIPGFSKSPKGVEMLWHPSVVKPYLTLLAESSNPATLEGSAGSLQNLSAGNWKFAAYIRAAVRKEKGLPILVELLRMDNDRVVSSVATALRNMALDVRNKELIGKYAMRDLVNRLPGGNGPSVLSDETVAAICCALHEVTSKNMENAKALADTGGIEKLVNITKGRGDRSSLKVVKAAAQVLNTLWQYRDLRSIYKKDGWNQSHFITPVSTLERERFKSHPSLSTGNQQMSPVMQSVGSTSSSPALLGIREPRPEYDRTHPSLQYYSSQGDVMAHKDIYTGSSKASPIYISSYSSPAREQNRRLQHQQLYYSQEDTTRKNYDAYRLYLQSPHSYEDPYFDDRVHFPAASDYTTQYGLKSTTNYVDFYSTRRSSYRAEQYPGSPDSWV
- the PKP4 gene encoding plakophilin-4 isoform X4, which encodes MPAPEQSPMVEEGLPQTAQETSTGPGMEPEATATTILASVKEQELQFQRLTRELEVERQIVANQLERCRLGAESPSVASTSSTEKSFPWRSSDPPPTGVSKPQVSEGVHTNAYDIRTEAEQGTLYSPEQTSLHESEGSVGNSRSSTQMNSYSDSGYQEISSFHNSQNLSKSELRQQHSLVGPTNNHVVRSSRAEGQTSVQPSVNPAPNRVMRRVSSVPSRAQSPSYVVSTGVSPSRGSLRTSLGSGYGSPGVAEQRSLASHGYSSTTLPVQRAASPYAHRPASPSAVRRVGSLTARQANPNGGASQYQTVGRVGSPLALADVQTRVGSPSQTQLGSSSPKRSGMTAVPQHLGTTLQRTIHDVEQYGQQYEIYERMVPPRPDSLTGLRSSYASQHSQLGQELRPAVSPDMHITPIYEGRTFYSPVFRSPNHGTVELHHGSQAALFRTGSGVGNLQRSSSQRSTLTYQRNNYGLPAAFAEPLRAVPFRLPEPGYGRALPAPDGGTTRSPSIDSIHKDPREFAWRDPELPEVIHMLQHQFPSVQANAAAYLQHLCFGDNRVKTEVCRLGGIKHLVDLLDHRVLEVQKNACGALRNLVYGKSTDENKIAMKNVGGIPALLRLLRKSVDAEVKELVTGVLWNLSSCDAVKMTIIRDALSTLTNTVIVPHSGWNSSSFDDDHKIKFQTSLVLRNTTGCLRNLSSAGEEARKQMRSCEGLVDSLLYVIHTCVNTSDYDSKTVENCVCTLRNLSYRLELEVPQARLLGINELDDLLGKESPSKDSEPSCWGKKKKKKKKTSQEDQWDGVGPIPGFSKSPKGVEMLWHPSVVKPYLTLLAESSNPATLEGSAGSLQNLSAGNWKFAAYIRAAVRKEKGLPILVELLRMDNDRVVSSVATALRNMALDVRNKELIGKYAMRDLVNRLPGGNGPSVLSDETVAAICCALHEVTSKNMENAKALADTGGIEKLVNITKGRGDRSSLKVVKAAAQVLNTLWQYRDLRSIYKKDGWNQSHFITPVSTLERERFKSHPSLSTGNQQMSPVMQSVGSTSSSPALLGIREPRPEYDRTHPSLQYYSSQGDVMAHKDIYTGSSKASPIYISSYSSPAREQNRRLQQHQQLYYSQEDTTRKNYDAYRLYLQSPHSYEDPYFDDRVHFPAASDYTTQYGLKSTTNYVDFYSTRRSSYRAEQYPGSPDSWV